One region of Armigeres subalbatus isolate Guangzhou_Male chromosome 3, GZ_Asu_2, whole genome shotgun sequence genomic DNA includes:
- the LOC134222373 gene encoding uncharacterized protein K02A2.6-like, whose translation MKSIIRQRVWWPGLALSVQEWIGSCETCLTNGKPERPTPMQRIFAPKVVWETIAIDFNGPYAVLGGISILVVVDYRSRYLFAKSVKSTSFDCTKKVLEEIFEKEGYPKMIKSDNGPPFNGSEYKEYCKLRGITTIFSTPLFPQQNGLVESSMKTINKAMSAAISNKTNYIIELREAVNAHNAAMHSVTQYPPEEIMQGRKIRRGLPLMNHEKIVVNDALLDERDRKAKLDGKNREDIRRGARKCRVTAGDTVIVQRQVRSKHSK comes from the coding sequence ATGAAGAGCATAATCAGACAACGAGTTTGGTGGCCTGGCCTTGCACTGAGCGTACAGGAGTGGATTGGTTCTTGCGAAACTTGTTTGACGAATGGGAAGCCAGAGCGACCTACTCCGATGCAACGAATATTCGCACCGAAGGTTGTATGGGAGACGATCGCAATAGACTTTAACGGGCCTTATGCCGTTCTAGGAGGTATTTCGATTCTTGTGGTGGTTGATTACCGATCAAGGTATCTATTCGCGAAGTCCGTTAAGTCCACCAGCTTCGACTGCACCAAGAAAGTTCTCGAGGAGATATTCGAGAAGGAGGGTTACCCGAAAATGATTAAATCGGACAACGGGCCTCCATTTAACGGATCCGAATATAAGGAATACTGCAAACTGCGAGGAATTACGACGATCTTTTCTACGCCACTATTCCCTCAACAAAATGGGCTGGTGGAAAGCAGTATGAAAACTATTAATAAAGCAATGTCTGCGGcaatttctaataaaactaactACATAATCGAATTACGCGAAGCTGTAAACGCACACAACGCAGCCATGCATAGCGTAACTCAGTATCCACCGGAAGAAATTATGCAGGGAAGGAAAATTAGACGCGGATTGCCTCTAATGAATCACGAGAAAATTGTAGTTAACGATGCACTGTTAGACGAAAGAGACCGGAAAGCAAAACTGGATGGGAAAAATAGAGAGGATATTCGTCGCGGTGCACGAAAGTGTCGCGTAACTGCCGGAGATACAGTTATCGTCCAGCGCCAAGTCCGTAGcaaacacagcaaatag